A DNA window from Paenibacillus sp. HWE-109 contains the following coding sequences:
- a CDS encoding glycoside hydrolase family 31 protein, whose amino-acid sequence MMQIIRHMVQTDRLLLETASGRIMLVPYSNKIIRIRYTLNAEFSTQESLMITALPDPKIAFTVEDRDSHLLVSTAELTIRILKKTGAFTYLDALGAVLTKEPDRRGKTLVPMDVTKSVFDESANIEAGQGADGLRVRADNVTKVRDRKAFHTKLEFEWMEDEALYGLGSHEEGIMNLRGTHQYLYQQNMKAVVPVLVSTRGYGIVVDSYSMMMFRDDAYGSYLWTEVDNEMDYYFIHGPEMDSIVQGIRQLTGKAPMLPKWSFGYVQSKERYTSQEELIAVVREYRERGLPLDCIVLDWKSWTGELWGQKTLDPERFPDPKAMVEELHGMNARLMVSIWPIMNPQSDNNKEMNEHGCLLGNQATYDAFQEKGRQLYWKQANEGLFVNGIDAWWCDCTEPFEADWHGSVKLEPEQRMQINTEEAKLYLDPEFINAYSLLHSKGIYEGQRQTTESKRVVNLTRSAYAGQHRYGTVTWSGDIAANWETLRKQIPAGLNFCATGSPYWTVDIGAFFVQNKPDLWFWNGDYDTGTQDMGYRELYARWFQYGSFLPMFRSHGTDTPREVWRFGEPGEPVYDAIVKFLRLRYELMPYIYSLSAHVHHYDYTFMRALSFDFRHDPNTYNIGDQFMFGPAFLVNPVTEPMYYNSDSEVLEGVKKTRDVYLPTGTEWYDFWTNRIFEGGRMIEAEAPLDRIPLYVKAGSIVPMGGSIQFAEERTDDNRHIRVYTGQHGSFDYYEDEGDNYNYEKGVYALIPMVWDEENRTFIIKERIGSYPGMNPNQSFNLTFFGVNDGDGSLKEAEKTTQIHYTGNYTEITLEDL is encoded by the coding sequence ATGATGCAAATCATTCGACATATGGTGCAGACAGATCGTCTGCTATTAGAAACGGCAAGCGGAAGAATCATGCTCGTGCCTTATTCCAACAAGATCATTAGGATTCGATATACATTAAATGCTGAATTTAGTACCCAAGAAAGTCTAATGATTACAGCCTTGCCTGATCCGAAGATTGCCTTCACCGTAGAAGATCGGGATAGTCATTTATTAGTTTCAACAGCTGAACTGACAATCCGTATCTTAAAAAAGACGGGGGCTTTTACATATCTGGATGCATTAGGTGCTGTGTTAACCAAAGAGCCAGATCGTAGAGGCAAAACGCTTGTCCCCATGGATGTTACGAAATCCGTGTTTGATGAATCCGCCAATATTGAAGCTGGACAGGGAGCCGATGGCCTGCGTGTCCGAGCCGACAACGTGACCAAAGTGAGAGATCGAAAAGCATTTCATACCAAGCTTGAGTTTGAATGGATGGAAGATGAGGCTTTATACGGCTTGGGTTCGCACGAAGAAGGCATAATGAATTTGCGGGGAACGCATCAATACTTATATCAACAAAATATGAAGGCGGTTGTTCCCGTACTTGTTTCTACGCGTGGATACGGGATTGTAGTGGACAGCTATTCCATGATGATGTTTCGTGATGATGCTTATGGTTCCTATTTATGGACTGAAGTGGACAATGAAATGGATTATTATTTCATTCATGGTCCGGAGATGGACAGTATCGTGCAAGGGATCCGTCAATTAACTGGAAAAGCGCCGATGCTGCCCAAGTGGTCGTTCGGTTATGTCCAGTCCAAAGAACGTTATACGTCGCAAGAAGAATTGATAGCCGTTGTTCGCGAGTATCGTGAACGGGGACTGCCGCTTGATTGCATTGTGTTGGATTGGAAGTCCTGGACTGGGGAACTCTGGGGTCAGAAAACGCTCGATCCAGAGCGTTTCCCAGATCCGAAAGCCATGGTGGAAGAGCTTCACGGGATGAATGCGCGGTTAATGGTTTCTATCTGGCCCATTATGAATCCTCAGAGCGATAACAATAAGGAAATGAATGAACATGGTTGCTTGCTGGGCAATCAGGCAACGTATGACGCTTTCCAGGAAAAAGGTAGACAATTGTATTGGAAACAGGCAAACGAAGGTCTTTTTGTAAATGGCATTGATGCTTGGTGGTGTGATTGCACAGAGCCTTTCGAAGCAGATTGGCATGGATCTGTCAAGCTTGAGCCCGAACAACGGATGCAGATTAACACAGAAGAAGCAAAGCTTTATCTTGATCCGGAGTTCATTAATGCTTATTCCTTGCTGCATTCCAAAGGCATTTATGAAGGACAACGCCAAACCACTGAGAGCAAACGCGTCGTGAACCTGACACGTTCAGCTTATGCAGGGCAGCATCGTTATGGAACGGTAACATGGTCGGGGGACATTGCGGCAAATTGGGAGACGCTGCGGAAGCAAATCCCAGCTGGATTGAATTTTTGCGCAACAGGATCGCCATATTGGACGGTGGATATCGGAGCTTTCTTTGTCCAAAACAAACCTGATCTGTGGTTTTGGAATGGCGATTACGACACAGGCACTCAGGATATGGGGTACCGAGAATTGTATGCTCGCTGGTTTCAGTACGGTTCGTTTCTTCCTATGTTTCGCTCTCATGGAACGGATACCCCCAGGGAGGTATGGCGATTTGGTGAGCCCGGTGAGCCTGTATATGATGCCATTGTTAAATTCCTCCGTCTTCGATACGAATTAATGCCATACATCTATTCCTTATCTGCCCACGTTCATCACTATGATTATACGTTCATGCGAGCGTTATCATTTGATTTCAGGCATGATCCGAACACATATAACATTGGGGATCAGTTTATGTTTGGTCCTGCTTTTTTAGTAAATCCAGTTACTGAACCTATGTACTACAATAGTGATTCTGAAGTGCTAGAAGGTGTGAAGAAAACCAGAGATGTTTATCTGCCAACAGGAACGGAGTGGTACGATTTCTGGACCAATCGCATCTTTGAGGGTGGGCGAATGATAGAAGCTGAGGCTCCACTTGACCGTATACCGCTTTATGTGAAGGCTGGATCGATCGTGCCTATGGGCGGTAGTATTCAGTTTGCTGAAGAACGTACGGATGATAACAGACACATTCGTGTCTACACGGGGCAACACGGATCATTCGATTACTATGAAGACGAAGGAGACAATTATAACTATGAAAAGGGTGTTTATGCACTAATTCCTATGGTGTGGGATGAGGAGAACCGTACTTTCATCATCAAAGAGCGGATAGGCTCTTATCCCGGGATGAACCCCAATCAGTCATTTAACCTAACATTTTTTGGTGTTAATGATGGTGATGGATCTCTCAAAGAGGCAGAGAAGACAACGCAAATTCACTACACAGGAAACTATACAGAAATCACGCTCGAAGATTTGTAA
- a CDS encoding CBM35 domain-containing protein: protein MSTLRLTYQHCRFLGFILLIICLSVPVLSLPQQVSAAVQATYYVSPTGNDTSPGTLSSPFLTIEKARDTVRTLSNAMTGDIVVYVRGGTFFLGSTINFNATDSGKNGFQIRYEAYPGEKPVISGGVKLTGWTQDTTNTNVYKAPLPRNKKLRALYVNGQRAFMTSKTINALGGYGSYSITAGQASWAWASGTQNAGTKFNATDLPITTRNQSDIELETQMTWNRVIVGVDRISNIGNGQVAAMLQQPYGSIAQRINWSPYNTSGSQNVYNVFEWLTSPGKFYYDRANQTVYYYPRAGENMSTAEVIAPNLETLINIQGTPITGRVQNLTFKGISFAHSDYNLYQVGNSFGAATVQAGTIVTAYGNPNWHRDFYRNYDVFPGAVEVNAANNIQFLDGEIKLTGADGLVLENDVQNILVSGNLMYSTGGASVSVGHPQHVYVNDPSTYQVSDGAPVSKEKFATGTEAVPKNITITNNYMLDACKLFLGHSPITAFFTDSLNVNHNRIENSPYSGITLGWGWSNFNGNSVSTLPNIPTTTAKNNNISYNQFVDTMQVLNDAGPIYTLGDMPVTTITNNYMKGVPAGHKYALHPDEGSANISMQNNVMNINPGVTWTLNSDNSATFGYKHDLNFTQNYATVNKISNKNVPNSVIQDVSVYADNVWPLQAYNITLNSGVSDPYRNLITPNGVALQDYVLPASVFVDASTTSLGIKSAGDVSKFVWLAPAGTTNFSEGATMKKASGVATSISVPQTSGTYKIYIVDSQGNRSAESVNVVRVTAAPSGSVFEAEAAQLSGGAKVNTDHLGYAGSGFVDGFWNSGATVTFSVNVASAGSYRVNARYANAQNSPSTVSLYLNGTKVKQSSFPKLANWDTWGNQMEVVTLNAGVNTIAYKYDTGDTGWINLDNILVQ, encoded by the coding sequence GTGTCAACTCTTCGCTTAACTTATCAACACTGCCGTTTCCTTGGGTTCATTCTGCTGATAATATGCCTAAGCGTTCCCGTACTCTCTTTGCCACAGCAAGTTAGTGCGGCCGTGCAAGCAACTTATTATGTTTCTCCAACAGGCAATGATACAAGTCCGGGTACACTGTCCTCACCTTTTCTGACGATTGAGAAAGCTCGGGATACGGTTCGAACGTTAAGCAATGCAATGACCGGGGATATCGTTGTATATGTAAGAGGAGGTACGTTCTTCCTAGGCAGTACGATCAATTTTAACGCAACCGACTCTGGTAAGAACGGATTTCAAATACGCTACGAAGCTTATCCAGGTGAGAAGCCCGTTATTAGTGGAGGCGTCAAGTTGACGGGTTGGACGCAAGATACGACGAATACCAATGTATATAAGGCACCACTCCCAAGAAATAAAAAGTTAAGAGCTTTATATGTCAATGGTCAGAGAGCCTTTATGACAAGCAAGACGATTAACGCTCTTGGCGGTTATGGATCTTATTCGATTACGGCTGGCCAGGCATCATGGGCTTGGGCAAGCGGCACCCAGAATGCAGGAACGAAATTCAATGCGACTGACTTGCCTATCACAACGAGAAACCAATCGGATATTGAACTCGAAACACAAATGACCTGGAATCGTGTCATTGTTGGCGTAGATCGTATCTCGAATATTGGGAACGGGCAGGTAGCTGCCATGTTGCAGCAGCCTTACGGTTCCATAGCGCAGCGCATTAATTGGTCGCCTTATAATACGAGCGGTTCTCAGAATGTCTACAATGTGTTTGAATGGCTTACCAGCCCAGGCAAATTTTATTATGACCGGGCTAATCAGACCGTCTATTATTATCCACGAGCCGGTGAGAATATGAGTACAGCAGAAGTCATCGCCCCTAATCTGGAAACATTGATCAATATTCAAGGCACACCGATTACCGGACGTGTGCAGAATCTTACGTTCAAAGGCATTAGTTTTGCACACTCTGACTATAACTTGTATCAAGTTGGGAACTCGTTCGGGGCAGCGACTGTGCAGGCAGGAACCATTGTAACCGCATATGGAAATCCAAACTGGCATCGCGATTTTTATCGGAATTATGATGTTTTCCCTGGTGCAGTCGAGGTTAATGCAGCCAATAACATTCAGTTCCTTGACGGAGAGATCAAACTAACAGGTGCAGATGGGCTTGTTCTGGAAAATGATGTGCAAAACATCCTGGTTTCTGGAAACTTGATGTATTCGACGGGCGGTGCTTCGGTATCCGTAGGTCATCCGCAGCATGTTTATGTCAATGATCCATCTACCTACCAAGTGTCGGACGGGGCGCCCGTGTCCAAGGAGAAGTTCGCAACCGGGACTGAGGCAGTTCCGAAAAATATTACGATTACGAATAACTATATGTTAGACGCTTGCAAACTATTTTTGGGTCATTCGCCGATTACCGCATTTTTTACAGATAGTTTGAACGTAAATCACAACAGGATCGAGAATTCGCCGTATTCTGGGATAACCTTGGGCTGGGGATGGTCGAATTTCAATGGAAATTCTGTCTCCACATTGCCGAATATTCCAACAACAACAGCGAAAAACAACAATATCAGCTACAACCAATTCGTAGATACCATGCAAGTTTTGAACGATGCAGGACCGATTTACACGTTGGGGGATATGCCCGTTACTACCATCACCAATAACTATATGAAAGGTGTTCCTGCAGGTCATAAATATGCGCTTCATCCAGATGAAGGTTCAGCTAATATTTCCATGCAGAATAATGTAATGAACATCAATCCAGGAGTCACATGGACGCTGAATTCTGATAACTCAGCAACATTCGGGTATAAACATGATCTGAACTTTACGCAAAACTATGCAACTGTTAATAAAATCTCCAACAAAAATGTGCCCAATAGCGTGATTCAAGATGTGAGCGTCTATGCGGATAACGTATGGCCGTTGCAAGCTTATAATATTACGCTGAATTCTGGCGTGTCTGATCCGTACAGAAATCTTATTACGCCAAATGGAGTTGCTTTGCAGGATTATGTGTTGCCAGCTAGTGTTTTTGTGGACGCATCGACGACATCTCTGGGTATTAAATCAGCGGGAGATGTAAGTAAATTCGTTTGGCTTGCGCCTGCAGGGACGACGAATTTCTCAGAAGGTGCAACAATGAAGAAAGCAAGCGGTGTGGCTACGTCGATTTCAGTACCACAGACTTCCGGTACGTATAAAATATATATTGTAGATTCTCAGGGTAATCGTTCTGCTGAATCTGTTAACGTGGTAAGAGTAACCGCCGCCCCTTCGGGAAGCGTATTTGAAGCAGAGGCTGCACAGTTATCGGGCGGAGCCAAAGTAAATACGGATCACCTAGGCTATGCGGGAAGCGGATTTGTTGATGGATTCTGGAATTCAGGAGCAACTGTAACCTTTAGTGTTAATGTTGCAAGCGCAGGAAGCTACCGCGTAAATGCCCGTTACGCTAATGCCCAAAATAGTCCTTCTACAGTCAGCCTGTATTTGAACGGAACGAAAGTCAAGCAGTCAAGCTTCCCGAAACTTGCCAACTGGGATACTTGGGGGAATCAAATGGAAGTTGTGACATTAAACGCGGGGGTTAATACGATTGCTTACAAGTATGACACAGGCGATACAGGATGGATAAACCTTGATAATATATTAGTTCAGTAA